A part of Microbacterium atlanticum genomic DNA contains:
- a CDS encoding response regulator transcription factor has protein sequence MRILVVDDEVRLADGIRRGLEAEGFGVDVAHNGVDGLWRARETAYDAIVLDLMMPGMSGWKVCEALRAEENWTPVLMLTAKDGEWDQVEALETGADDYVTKPFSFAVLVARLRALIRRGGIERPTVLEAGDLRLDPGARRAWRGEAEIELTSREFSVLEHLMRHRGQVLSKRDLIAGVWNDDFEGDPNIVEVYVGHLRRKVDRPFGRAAIETVRGAGYRLAADGG, from the coding sequence ATGCGGATTCTGGTGGTGGATGACGAGGTGCGCCTGGCCGACGGCATCCGTCGCGGTCTGGAAGCCGAGGGCTTCGGCGTGGATGTCGCGCACAACGGCGTGGACGGCCTGTGGCGGGCTCGCGAGACCGCGTACGACGCGATCGTGCTCGACCTGATGATGCCGGGCATGAGCGGGTGGAAGGTCTGCGAGGCGCTGCGCGCGGAGGAGAACTGGACGCCGGTGCTGATGCTCACCGCGAAGGACGGCGAGTGGGATCAGGTCGAGGCGCTCGAGACGGGGGCCGACGACTACGTCACCAAGCCGTTCTCATTCGCGGTGCTCGTCGCGCGGCTGCGGGCGCTGATACGACGCGGGGGGATCGAGCGACCGACCGTGCTCGAGGCGGGCGACCTCCGGCTCGACCCGGGCGCACGCCGGGCGTGGCGGGGCGAGGCCGAGATCGAGCTGACCTCGCGGGAGTTCTCGGTGCTCGAGCACCTGATGCGCCACCGCGGCCAGGTGCTGTCCAAGCGCGACCTCATCGCGGGCGTGTGGAACGACGACTTCGAGGGCGACCCGAACATCGTCGAGGTGTACGTGGGGCACCTCCGGCGCAAGGTCGACCGGCCGTTCGGGCGCGCCGCCATCGAGACCGTGCGCGGTGCGGGGTACCGACTGGCGGCCGACGGTGGCTGA
- a CDS encoding sensor histidine kinase yields the protein MAERRRSLRTRITAAATLVVAAALVVGALAFYGILAASVRDAAVRAAETRAEQLATRVDDEGLAAVTELEDDIVQVRDDDGRIVAVSEEADSGDLPDDDGAAITYDGEPMIVVREDLDDGTLLLAAPVEDDQGTLATVALLLAVAVAGVVALVAAITWWVVGRALRPVARIRAEVDDITADRLDRRVAVPPSGDEIAALAGTMNRMLDRLDASATAQRRFVSDASHELRSPLATIRQHAELAQLHPDATSVDDLAGVVHDEGLRMQGLVDALLLLTKLDERAPLRAESVDLDDLALAEVKRLRAAGVAADGSGIRAARVRGDVRLLGQLVRNLADNAARHARSAVAVGVAERDGHVQLTVDDDGAGVPVAERERVFERFVRLDEARARDAGGSGLGLAIVRAVAEAEGGSVRVEDSPLGGARFTVVLPTAP from the coding sequence GTGGCTGAGCGACGGCGGTCCCTCCGCACCCGCATCACGGCCGCCGCCACGCTGGTCGTCGCCGCCGCTCTCGTCGTGGGGGCGCTGGCGTTCTACGGCATCCTCGCGGCGAGCGTCCGCGACGCCGCCGTGCGCGCCGCCGAGACCCGCGCCGAGCAGCTCGCGACCCGCGTCGACGACGAAGGGCTCGCGGCGGTGACCGAGCTCGAAGACGACATCGTGCAGGTGCGTGACGACGACGGCCGCATCGTCGCGGTCTCGGAGGAGGCCGACAGCGGCGACCTGCCCGACGACGACGGCGCCGCCATCACCTACGACGGCGAGCCGATGATCGTCGTGCGAGAGGACCTCGACGACGGAACGCTCCTCCTCGCCGCCCCGGTCGAGGACGACCAGGGCACGCTCGCCACCGTCGCGCTGCTCCTCGCGGTCGCCGTCGCCGGAGTCGTGGCGCTGGTCGCCGCGATCACGTGGTGGGTGGTGGGCCGGGCGCTGCGCCCGGTCGCCCGCATCCGGGCCGAGGTGGACGACATCACCGCCGACCGGCTCGACCGCCGGGTCGCGGTGCCGCCCTCGGGCGACGAGATCGCCGCGCTCGCCGGGACGATGAACCGCATGCTGGACCGGCTGGATGCCTCGGCCACCGCGCAACGGCGGTTCGTGTCGGATGCCTCCCACGAGCTGCGTTCGCCGCTCGCGACGATCCGCCAGCACGCCGAGCTGGCGCAGCTGCATCCGGACGCGACCTCCGTCGACGATCTGGCAGGCGTGGTGCACGACGAGGGACTGCGGATGCAAGGGCTCGTCGATGCGCTGCTGCTGCTGACGAAGCTGGACGAGCGCGCGCCGCTGCGCGCGGAGTCGGTCGATCTCGACGACCTCGCGCTCGCCGAGGTGAAGCGGCTGCGCGCCGCCGGGGTGGCGGCGGACGGGTCGGGCATCCGCGCCGCGCGGGTGCGCGGGGATGTGCGCCTGCTCGGTCAGCTGGTGCGCAACCTCGCCGACAATGCGGCCCGGCACGCGCGGTCAGCGGTGGCCGTCGGCGTCGCCGAACGCGACGGGCACGTGCAGCTGACCGTCGACGACGACGGTGCCGGGGTGCCGGTCGCCGAGCGCGAACGCGTCTTCGAGCGGTTCGTGCGGCTCGACGAGGCCCGGGCGCGCGACGCCGGCGGCAGCGGGCTGGGCCTGGCGATCGTGCGCGCAGTGGCGGAGGCAGAGGGCGGGTCGGTGCGGGTCGAAGACTCGCCGCTCGGCGGCGCGCGGTTCACCGTCGTGCTGCCGACGGCTCCCTGA
- a CDS encoding PepSY domain-containing protein, with protein MDDTNRTPETSPTAPQPQPHDAERVDAARADAMAATPAAAADAPKRRRNRGLLIAGGAVLAAALVTGGGIAVGAAIADEVGDTSSASDDDADDADDVDDQPDGDDASDDSASGDLSNLGTSSADDIVAMVEAAAAAGEGEPVSIDLKRDGGAEVSLEASDGAETEVRVDAAGEASVISTEQADSDDTAPQNVLDAAAIASIVDAALAEADGRIVEIEADDDSTSPWDVTVLTAGGQFVEIDLDAQFAVVASGTDDDD; from the coding sequence ATGGATGACACGAACCGCACCCCCGAGACTTCCCCCACCGCCCCCCAGCCGCAGCCGCATGACGCGGAGCGCGTCGACGCGGCCCGCGCCGACGCGATGGCGGCCACCCCTGCTGCCGCCGCCGACGCACCGAAGCGCCGCCGCAACCGGGGCCTCCTGATCGCCGGTGGCGCCGTGCTGGCCGCCGCGCTCGTCACCGGCGGCGGGATCGCCGTGGGCGCGGCGATCGCCGACGAGGTCGGCGACACGTCGTCTGCGAGCGACGACGACGCCGACGACGCCGACGACGTCGACGACCAGCCGGACGGTGACGACGCGAGCGACGACAGCGCCTCCGGCGACCTGTCGAACCTCGGCACCTCGTCGGCCGACGACATCGTCGCGATGGTCGAGGCCGCAGCCGCGGCGGGCGAGGGCGAGCCGGTCTCGATCGACCTGAAGCGCGACGGCGGCGCCGAGGTGTCGCTCGAGGCGTCGGACGGTGCCGAGACCGAGGTGCGGGTCGACGCGGCGGGCGAGGCATCCGTCATCTCCACCGAGCAGGCCGACTCCGACGACACCGCGCCGCAGAACGTGCTCGATGCCGCCGCCATCGCATCGATCGTGGATGCCGCGCTCGCCGAGGCCGATGGCCGCATCGTCGAGATCGAGGCCGACGACGACAGCACCTCGCCGTGGGATGTGACCGTCCTCACCGCCGGCGGGCAGTTCGTCGAGATCGACCTGGACGCGCAGTTCGCCGTCGTGGCGTCGGGCACCGACGACGACGACTGA
- a CDS encoding histidine phosphatase family protein has protein sequence MTVRELWLVRHGESIGNVAATRAEIEGLEVIPLDERDADVPLSDTGRDQAAALGGWLQGHRGSVDAFWVSPYRRARETLEIALEASGGDGAVVVDERLRDRELGILDLLTRTGVVRRHPEEMARRKHLGKFYHRPPGGESWADVALRLRSFLREALAGPGERVVLVAHDAVVMLLLYVLRGLREDELLAFADDHTVLNASVTHLVRGADGWELIDFSDVAHLQREGADVTAHPGSPDVEPA, from the coding sequence ATGACGGTCAGAGAGCTCTGGTTGGTCCGGCACGGGGAGAGCATCGGCAACGTCGCCGCGACGCGAGCCGAGATCGAGGGGCTGGAGGTCATCCCCCTGGATGAGCGCGATGCCGACGTTCCGCTGTCCGACACCGGTCGCGACCAGGCGGCCGCGCTCGGCGGGTGGCTGCAGGGCCACCGGGGAAGCGTCGACGCGTTCTGGGTGTCGCCGTACCGGAGGGCGCGCGAGACGCTGGAGATCGCGCTCGAGGCCTCCGGTGGCGACGGTGCGGTGGTCGTGGACGAGCGGCTGCGCGACCGGGAGCTCGGCATCCTGGATCTCCTCACCAGGACGGGTGTCGTCCGGCGTCACCCCGAAGAGATGGCCCGGCGCAAGCACCTCGGCAAGTTCTACCACCGGCCGCCCGGCGGCGAATCGTGGGCCGACGTGGCGCTGCGGCTGCGTTCGTTCCTGCGCGAGGCGCTGGCGGGTCCGGGCGAACGCGTCGTGCTGGTGGCGCACGACGCCGTCGTGATGCTGCTGCTGTATGTGCTGCGGGGACTCAGGGAGGACGAGCTGCTGGCGTTCGCCGACGACCACACCGTGCTCAACGCGTCGGTCACGCACCTCGTCCGAGGAGCGGACGGGTGGGAGCTCATCGACTTCTCCGACGTCGCCCATCTTCAGCGCGAGGGAGCCGACGTCACCGCCCACCCCGGAAGCCCCGATGTCGAGCCGGCCTGA